Part of the Actinomyces howellii genome, CTCGCGATCGTGGCGGAGGCGTTCGGCGTGCGGGTTGACGACCTGCTTCCGCGTAGGGTAGTCGTCGACGACGAGGCCCCCGTCGCGGGCGCGGACGGGGGCCGGGTGGTGCCCCGGACAGGATTCGAACCTGCGACCTTCTGCTCCGGAGGCAGACGCTCTATCCACTGAGCTACCGGGGCCCGGGGCGCGACTCTACCAGCGGATGTCCCGTCCGGAGAAACCGAGAAGGGCTCCGGGGGTGTGCGTCCGGTCTCTGCGGCCAGGAACGGGCGCGGCGCCCGACGACCTGTCAGCCCGTTCCGGTCAGGGTCAGGACGACCAGCGCCAGGTTGAGGGTGACGATGAGCCCGGCCACCGCCCGGGTGGTCCAGCGCAGGAGCGCCCCGTCCCGCCAGGGACCCATGACCTGCCCGGAACCGGTCAGCGCTGCCAGGGGGATGACGGCCAAGGGGATCCCGAAGGAGAGCACGACCTGGCTGAGCACGAGCGCCCAGGTCGGCTCGGCCCCTGAGGTGAGGATGACCAGGGCCGGTACGAGCGTGACCGCCCGGCGCACGAGCAGCGGGACGCGCACGTGCAGCAGCCCCGCCATGATCTCCGAGCCCGCGTACGCCCCGACCGAGGTCGAGGCGAGTCCCGAGGCGAGCAGGCCGACGGCGAAGATGACCCCGACCACGGGCCCCAGGTTGGCGGTGATCGCCGCGTGGGCGCCCTCGATCGTGTCGGTGCCCGTCTCCCCGGTCAGCGCCGAGGCGGCCAGGAGCAGCAGCGCGATGTTGACCGCGCCCGCCACCGCCAGCGCCCACACGACGTCGACCCGGGTGGCCCGGATGAGGCGGGCCGTGGGGCTGTCGGTCTCCTGGGCGCGCGACCGCGCCGGGGTCTCGTGCTCGCCGGAGGCGTAGTGGTGGTCGCGCACGAGGGAGGAGTGCAGGTAGATCGCGTGGGGCATGACGGTGGCCCCGAGCATCGAGGCCGCCACGAGCAGCGAGCCGGTGTCACGCAGCCTCGGAACGATGCCTGCCGCGGCTGCCCCCCAGTCGGGGGGAGCGACGACCAGCCCGCCGACGAAGCCGACCGTCACGACGACGAGCAGCGCCACGACCACGGCCTCGAAGGGCCGCTGGGAGCGTCGTCCCTGCAGGGCGAGCAGGAGCATCGAGACCAGGCCGATGACGGCTCCGCCCACGGGCAGGGGCAGACCGACGAGCAGGTGGAGGGCGATCGCCCCGCCGATGATCTCGGCCAGGTCGGTCGCGGCGGCGACGAGCTCGGCCTGGGCCCAGTAGGCGAGGCGGGCGGGTCGACCGACGCGCGCACCGAGGAGCTGGGGGAGGGAGCGTCCCGTGACGATGCCCAGCTTGGCCGACTGGTACTGGATGATGACCGCCATGGCGTTGGAGGCCACGAGCACCCACACGAGCATGTAGCCGTAGCGTGCTCCGGCGGTGATGTTGGCCGCGACGTTGCCCGGGTCGACGTAGGCGACCGCGGCGACGAAGGCCGGCCCGAGCAGAGCCAGGAGGCGGTGGCGGGCAGGGGAGGGCGCGCGGTGAGGAGTGTGGCGCTCGACGATGGCCTGGACGGCGTCGCTCACAGGTGGGTCCTCTCCCCGGTCCGAATGTTTCGTGTACCCGAAATATTAGTACCCGCACCGGAGGCTCTTTGACCTGATGGTGAGGACGTGTCAGGATCACCTCAACTAGACCGACCGTCGGTCTAGTTGAGGTGGGCCGGCTCCCGGGGCGACATGCTGACGACCCGTGACGCGCAGGACATCAGGAGGGACGATGGTGAGACGACGACACGGCTGCGCTCCTGCGGAGGGTGAACCTCGGTCCTGCCGGTCGATCAGGCGCACGGCGGCGCCGCGGGCGCGCGGGGGAGCGGCGTCGTGAGGGCCCTGTACCTGCTCGTCGCGGGCTCCTTCGTCAACTCCCTGGGCGCGGGCATGACCGCCTTCGCCCTGGGCGTCCACGTCCACTCGGCGACCGGCTCGGCCACCGCCGTCTGCCTCGTCCAGCTGTGCGCCCTGGCGCCGCTCGTCGTCCTGGCGCCTGCCGCCGGCGTCCTGGCCGACCGTCACGACCGGCGCCTCGTCATGGTCGTCGGCGACGGCGGCTCCATCGGGGGCCTGCTCATCGTCTTGGTCGGCCTTGGCGGCTCAGGGGGGCTGGGGGTCATCTGCGTCGGGGCGCTGGTCTCGTCGTGCCTGTCCGCCCTGACCGAGCCCGCCCTGCGCGCCACCGTCACCGAGCTCGTCCCCCGGTCGGGATACCTTCGCGCCTCGGGCATGCTCCAGATGGCCTCGGCCGCCAAGTTCCTTGTGGCTCCAATCGCCGCCGGCGCGCTCTACGGGCTCGTCGGGGCGCGGGGCATCGTCGTGGTCGACGCCGCCACGTGCCTCGTGACGGTCGGGTGCTCGCTCGCGGTCCGCCGAGCGGTGGGCGCGGTCGCCCCGCGGGAGGCGGAGGCGGGCCTGCGCGCCCGGCTCTCCGAGGGCTGGAGGGAGGTGGTCGGTCGCGAGGCGGTGCGCACCCTGGTCCTGCTCATGGCGGTCGTCACCTTCGCCATGGGGGCGGTCCAGAGCCTCGTCAAGCCGATCCTGCTGCCTGTGGGCTCGGCCGGCGCGGTCGGCCTGGCCGAGACGGTCGCCGCCGTCGGGCTCCTTGCCGGGTCCGCGCTCGTCGCGGCCCGCCCGTCCGCCGACCCCGTCCGCCTGCTCGTCGCGGGCTTGGTGGGGGCCGGGGCCGCGATGACGGCCGTGTGCCTACGACCGGGACTCTTGTGGTTCGCCGTCACCGGGGCCCTGCTGTTCACGGCGCTGCCCGCCTGCAACGCCGGTGCGGACGCCCTCGTGCGCTCGCGGATCCCCGACGGCGTCCAGGCCCGGGCGTGGGGTCTGGTGTCGGTGCTCAGCCAGTCCGGGTACCTGCTCGCCTTCGCCGTCGTGGGGCCCGTGGCCGACCACCTCACCGAGCCCCTCATGGCCGACGGCGGTGCCCTGGCAGGATCCGTCGGCCTCGTCACGGGCACGGGTCCCGGTCGTGGCAGCGCGCTGCTGGTCTCGGTCCTGGGGGCTCTCGTCCTGGGCGTCGCCGCTGTCACGCACCGGCGCGGCGCGACCTTGTCCGTCGCCGGGTCCCCGCATCCGCCGGTGCGGCACAGCGCCGTGAGGACGGCGGAGGGCGCCTCGTCGGACCGGGGCTGAGCGCGTCGGACCGGGGCTGAGCGCGTCGGACCGGGGCCGGGTGCGTCGGACCGGGGCCGCACGCCTCTGGGCGCTCGGCTACCCTGAGCCCCGTGACCCCAGAAGAGCTCGCTCAAGCGATCCGCACTGTCCTGACCTCCGCCGTCGACGACGGCTCCCTCGACCTGCCCGTCGAGGAGGTGCCGCTGCCCCGCGTCGAGCGTCCCCGTCACCGCGACCACGGCGACTGGTCGACCAACGTGGCCATGCAGCTGGCCAAGAAGGCGGGCACGACCCCCCGTGCGCTCGCCGAGCTCCTCGCCGACCGCCTGGGGGGCATCGACGGCGTCGCCGAGGTCGAGGTGGCGGGCCCCGGCTTCCTCAACATCCGTCTGGACGCCGGGGCCGCCGGTGAGCTCGCCCGCTCAGTGGTCGAGGCCGGCGAGTCCTACGGGCGCAACGAGACCCTCGCCGGTGAGCACGTCAACCTCGAGTACGTCTCCGCCAACCCGACCGGGCCGGTCCACCTCGGTGGTGCGCGCTGGGCGGCCGTCGGCGACTCCCTGGCCCGCATCCTGGCTGCCTGCGGCGCCACGGTGACCCGCGAGTACTACTTCAACGACCACGGCACCCAGATCGACCGCTTCGCCGCCTCGCTCCTGGCCTCCGCCCGCGGCCAGGAGCCCCCCGAGGACGGCTACGGAGGGGCCTACATCTCTGAGATCGCCTCGCGCGTGACGGCCGACGAGACCGCCGCCGGCCGTCCCGAGCCCGCCGGTCTCGAGGACGAGGCGGCCCTCGAGGTCTTCCGCTCCCGCGGTGTCGAGCTCATGTTCGACGCCATCAAGGCAGAGCTCCACGCCTTCCGCTCCGACTTCGACGTCTTCTTCCACGAGGACTCCCTGCACACCTCAGGGGCGGTGACCCGCTCCATCGGCGAGCTGCGCGAGCGCGGCGTCATCGAGGAGCGCGACGGCGCCACGTGGCTGCGCACGACCGACTTCGGCGACGACAAGGACCGCGTCCTCATCAAGTCCGACGGCAACCCCGCCTACTTCGCCGCCGACACCGCCTACTACCTCGACAAGCGCTCGCGTGGGGCGACGTGCTCGATCTACCTGCTCGGTGCCGACCACCACGGCTACGTGGGCCGCATGATGGCCATGTGCGCCGCCTACGGCGACACCCCGGGGGTCAACATGCAGATCCTCATCGGCCAGATGGTCAACCTCGTCAAGAACGGCGCCCCCGTGCGGATGTCCAAGCGGGCCGGCACGATCGTCACCCTCGAGGACCTCGTCGAGGCCGTCGGCGTCGACGCCGCCCGCTACGCCCTGGCCCGCTCCTCGATGGACTCGATGATCGACATCGACCTCGACCTGCTGGCCTCGAGCTCCAACGACAACCCCGTCTACTACGTCCAGTACGCCCACGCCCGGACCCGCAACGTGGCGCGCAACGCCGCCGAGCACGGGGTGAGCCGGGAGGCCGGCTTCGACCCGGCCGCCCTGGACGACCCGGCTGACGCCGCCCTGCTCGGCGTGCTCGCCCAGTTCCCGGCCGTCGTGGCGCAGGCGGCCCAGCTGCGCGAGCAGCACCGGGTGGCCCGCTACCTTGAGCAGCTCGCAGCCGCCTACCACACCTGGTACGGGGCGACCCGCGTCACCCCCCGCGGGCAGGACCCGGTCACCCCCGGCCACGTCGCCCGCCTGTGGCTCAACGACGCGGTCGGACAGGTCATCGCCAACGGCCTGGGCCTGCTGGGTGTCGACGCCCCGGACCGCATGTGACCCTCCCACCACGTCCCGCAGGAGCACGATGAGCGACACGACCGCCCCGACCGACGAGGCGCCCCTGGGCGACCTCGGCGCCCCCGAGCCTGACGAGCGCCCGGACCTGTGGCCCTCCACCGCCCGCCGGGGTGCCGACGGCGCCCTCGAGATCGGCGGGCGAGGCCTGGAGGAGATCCTCGCCCAGGCCCCCACGCCGGTCTTCGTCCTGGACGAGGCCGACCTGCGGGCTCGGGCCGCCACGTGGTCGGCCGTCATGGCCGAGGAGTTCTGGCCCCGGTACGGCATGAACGGAGGCGAGGCCTACTACGCCGGCAAGGCCTTCCTGACCACCCGGGTGGCCCGCACCGTCCTGACCGAGGGGATGGGCATCGACACCGCCAGCCGTGTCGAGCTCGCCGTCGGCCTGGCCGCGCTCCAGGCGGTCGACGGCCAGGGGGCTACCTCGCGAGCCACCCGGCTCGGGCTGCACGGCAACGGCAAGACCCTCGCGGAGATCTCCGTCGCCCTCCACCACCGCGTGGGGCACCTCGTGCTCGACTCGCTCGAGGAGGTGGGGCTGGCCGCCCAGGCCGTGCGCGACCTGCGGGCCGCGGGCGTCTACGCCCCCGATGAGACCGGGTCCGTCATGGTCCGGCTGACCACCGGCGTCCACGCCGGCGGGCACGAGCACATCTCGACCGGTCACGAGGACCAGAAGTTCGGCATCTCCGTGGCCACCGGCGCCGCCCTCGAGGCCTGCCGGGCCGTCGTGGCAGCCCCCGAGCTGACCCTCCACGGGCTCCACTCGCACATCGGCTCCCAGATCCTGGGCCACGAGGGGTTCGTCGAGGCCGTCGGCATCGTCCTGCGGCTGCGCCACGACATCGCCGAGTCCACCGGGGTCCTGTGCGAGGAGATCGACCTCGGCGGTGGGCTGGGGATCGCCTACACCGGCCTCGACCCCGTGCCTCCCAGCCCCGCCGACCTCGCCCGCGCCCTGGCCCAGGCGGTGCGCACGGGCTGCCAGGAGCTCGGGGACGGCGTCCCCCGGGTGTCGGTCGAGCCCGGCCGCTCCGTCGTCGGCCCGACGACCGTGACGCTGTACACGGTCACCGGTCTCAAGACCGTCGAGCTCGGGCCGGGGGCGAGCAGGCTGTACGTGAGCGTCGACGGCGGCATGAGCGACAACCTGCGTCCCGCCCTCTACGGGTCGGCCTACACCGCGCTCCTGGCCAACCGCCGTCCAGACCCCGCCGCCGGGCTCGTGCGGGCCCGGGTCGTGGGCAAGCACTGCGAGTCGGGCGACGTCGTCGTGCGCGACGTCGACCTGCCGGGCGACCTGGCCGTGGGCGACGTCCTGGCTGTGCCCGCCACAGGGGCCTACGGACGCTCGATGGCCAACAACTACAACCTGTTCACCCGCCCGGGCGTGGCCTGGGTGGCCGACGGCGAGCAGGGCTGGGTCCTGCGGCCCGAGACGATCGAGGACCTCCTGCGTCTCGAGGGCGACTGACCCTCCCCGTCCCCGAGATCGGGACAAATGACACCCCGAGATCGGGAGAAGTGACACCTCGAGATCGGGGGAAGTGACACCTCGAGATCGGGGGAAGTGACACCCCGAGATCGGGAGAAGTGACACCTCGAGATCGGGACATCTGGCACAGCGCAGCGGCGGCCGGTTCCAGCCGGCCGCCGCCGCTCCTGCCCAGAGGGTGACGCCCGTTACTCCTTGAGGAGGAGGGGGGGCGGTTCTCGAATCGACCTCTGGGCCCTGCTCATGCGGCTGCCCGCTTCCTACAGTCACGGTATGGACGCGATGTGCTCATCTCTTGAGGTCCCGCCCCCTGCCTGGAGCCCGGCCGCAGCAGCGCGGCGCCACGGCGCCCGCCGCGAGGGCGCGGCCTGGGTGCTGGCGACCGGAGCGCTCATGGCCCTCGTCCTCGCCGTCGCAGCGGGCCCCGGGCTCGGGCAGTCCCCGGCGACGGCGGTTGTCGTCATCGCGTTGACCGGCTGGGGCCTCCTGGTGGCCCGCCTGGTCCACCGCAGCCGGCCCCGGGACGGACAGGACGGATCAGGCATACGCCGTCACTGAGTCCCTGCGCTGAGTCCCTGCGCCTCAGCGTCCGGCACGGACCAACCTCCACCGGTCCACCGCTGTCTGGTCCTCCCAGAACCGACGGTAGGTGCCCGCGGTGGCGTACAGCTCCTCGTGGGAGCCCACAGCCTCGACCCGGCCGTCGGTGAGCACGACGATGCGGTCCGCCCCGCGGATG contains:
- a CDS encoding Nramp family divalent metal transporter produces the protein MVERHTPHRAPSPARHRLLALLGPAFVAAVAYVDPGNVAANITAGARYGYMLVWVLVASNAMAVIIQYQSAKLGIVTGRSLPQLLGARVGRPARLAYWAQAELVAAATDLAEIIGGAIALHLLVGLPLPVGGAVIGLVSMLLLALQGRRSQRPFEAVVVALLVVVTVGFVGGLVVAPPDWGAAAAGIVPRLRDTGSLLVAASMLGATVMPHAIYLHSSLVRDHHYASGEHETPARSRAQETDSPTARLIRATRVDVVWALAVAGAVNIALLLLAASALTGETGTDTIEGAHAAITANLGPVVGVIFAVGLLASGLASTSVGAYAGSEIMAGLLHVRVPLLVRRAVTLVPALVILTSGAEPTWALVLSQVVLSFGIPLAVIPLAALTGSGQVMGPWRDGALLRWTTRAVAGLIVTLNLALVVLTLTGTG
- a CDS encoding MFS transporter; translated protein: MRALYLLVAGSFVNSLGAGMTAFALGVHVHSATGSATAVCLVQLCALAPLVVLAPAAGVLADRHDRRLVMVVGDGGSIGGLLIVLVGLGGSGGLGVICVGALVSSCLSALTEPALRATVTELVPRSGYLRASGMLQMASAAKFLVAPIAAGALYGLVGARGIVVVDAATCLVTVGCSLAVRRAVGAVAPREAEAGLRARLSEGWREVVGREAVRTLVLLMAVVTFAMGAVQSLVKPILLPVGSAGAVGLAETVAAVGLLAGSALVAARPSADPVRLLVAGLVGAGAAMTAVCLRPGLLWFAVTGALLFTALPACNAGADALVRSRIPDGVQARAWGLVSVLSQSGYLLAFAVVGPVADHLTEPLMADGGALAGSVGLVTGTGPGRGSALLVSVLGALVLGVAAVTHRRGATLSVAGSPHPPVRHSAVRTAEGASSDRG
- the argS gene encoding arginine--tRNA ligase gives rise to the protein MTPEELAQAIRTVLTSAVDDGSLDLPVEEVPLPRVERPRHRDHGDWSTNVAMQLAKKAGTTPRALAELLADRLGGIDGVAEVEVAGPGFLNIRLDAGAAGELARSVVEAGESYGRNETLAGEHVNLEYVSANPTGPVHLGGARWAAVGDSLARILAACGATVTREYYFNDHGTQIDRFAASLLASARGQEPPEDGYGGAYISEIASRVTADETAAGRPEPAGLEDEAALEVFRSRGVELMFDAIKAELHAFRSDFDVFFHEDSLHTSGAVTRSIGELRERGVIEERDGATWLRTTDFGDDKDRVLIKSDGNPAYFAADTAYYLDKRSRGATCSIYLLGADHHGYVGRMMAMCAAYGDTPGVNMQILIGQMVNLVKNGAPVRMSKRAGTIVTLEDLVEAVGVDAARYALARSSMDSMIDIDLDLLASSSNDNPVYYVQYAHARTRNVARNAAEHGVSREAGFDPAALDDPADAALLGVLAQFPAVVAQAAQLREQHRVARYLEQLAAAYHTWYGATRVTPRGQDPVTPGHVARLWLNDAVGQVIANGLGLLGVDAPDRM
- the lysA gene encoding diaminopimelate decarboxylase, which produces MSDTTAPTDEAPLGDLGAPEPDERPDLWPSTARRGADGALEIGGRGLEEILAQAPTPVFVLDEADLRARAATWSAVMAEEFWPRYGMNGGEAYYAGKAFLTTRVARTVLTEGMGIDTASRVELAVGLAALQAVDGQGATSRATRLGLHGNGKTLAEISVALHHRVGHLVLDSLEEVGLAAQAVRDLRAAGVYAPDETGSVMVRLTTGVHAGGHEHISTGHEDQKFGISVATGAALEACRAVVAAPELTLHGLHSHIGSQILGHEGFVEAVGIVLRLRHDIAESTGVLCEEIDLGGGLGIAYTGLDPVPPSPADLARALAQAVRTGCQELGDGVPRVSVEPGRSVVGPTTVTLYTVTGLKTVELGPGASRLYVSVDGGMSDNLRPALYGSAYTALLANRRPDPAAGLVRARVVGKHCESGDVVVRDVDLPGDLAVGDVLAVPATGAYGRSMANNYNLFTRPGVAWVADGEQGWVLRPETIEDLLRLEGD